In Mustela erminea isolate mMusErm1 chromosome 8, mMusErm1.Pri, whole genome shotgun sequence, a genomic segment contains:
- the G6PC2 gene encoding glucose-6-phosphatase 2 isoform X2 encodes MDFLHRNGVLAIQHLQKDYRAYYNFLNFMSNVGDPRNIFSIYFPLWFQLNQTVGTKMVWVAVIGDWFNLIFKWILFGHRPYWWVQETQIYPNHSSPCLEQFPTTCETGPGSPSGHAMGSSCVWYVMITAALGHTVGRMDKSLTMYLYRHACGGGL; translated from the exons ATGGATTTCCTCCATAGGAATGGAGTGCTCGCTATTCAGCATTTGCAGAAAGACTATCGAGCTTACtacaattttctaaattttatgtcCAATGTTGGCGATCCCCGGaatatcttttctatttattttccactttggTTTCAACTTAATCAGACAGTTGGAACCAAGATGGTATGGGTGGCAGTCATTGGGGATTGGttcaatcttatttttaaatg gATATTGTTTGGTCATCGGCCTTACTGGTGGGTCCAAGAAACTCAGATTTACCCAAATCACTCGAGTCCGTGCCTTGAACAGTTCCCCACTACATGTGAAACAGGTCCAG GAAGCCCATCTGGCCATGCAATGGGCTCATCGTGTGTCTGGTACGTCATGATAACAGCTGCCCTGGGCCACACTGTCGGTCGGATGGACAAGTCGTTGACCATGTACCTGTACAG